CCGGCCCCACCGCCCCGCACCCCACCGCCACCAGCTTCGCGGCCACCGGCCACGGCCTGCCGGCGGCCCTCGCCCCCCGGACCGGCGAGGCCGTACGGGCCCTCGTACGCGCCGTCCTCGACCTCACGCGCCACCGCGACGGCCCCTCGCACACCGGCGTCGTCCTCACCCCGCACGGGCCCCGCCTCGTCGAGGCGCACGCCCGCCCCGGCCCCGAGGAGTTCGCGGGGCTGCTGCGGCTCGTCCACGGCATCGACGTGCTCGGTCTCGCGCTCGCCGCCGGGCTCGGCCTGCCCGAACCGGTGCGCGCGCCCCGCCCGCGCACCGCCCACGCCGGGCTGCGGTACGTGGACTTCCCGCCCGGCCGCCTCGGCGGGCTCCGCGCGGCGCTCGCCGCGGCCCGCGCCGTGCCCGGCGTGGCCCGGGTGCAGCTGGAGATCCCGCCGGGCGCCCTGGTCCGCCGCGCCCCGACGGGCGCGCTGCACCACGCGTACGTCCTCGCCACCGCCCCGACGGCGGACTCGCTGGCCCGCACCCTCGACCGGGCCGCCGGTCTGCTCGGCGCCGCGGACCGGCGGATCCGTCAGCCGGAAGGCTTCGCGTAGTCGGCGAAGCCGGTCCAGTCCAGCGTCACGCAGGGCTCGTCGCCCACGACCCAGGCGTTGTGCCCGGGGGGCACCCGCATGTAGTCGCCGGGGCCGAACTCGGTGCTCTCGCCGTCGTCCATGACGACCTTCATGCGACCGCTCACCACGTACCCGGTGTGATCGGCCCTGCAACTGTCCGTCCCGGCCAGCGGCTTGACGTGCTCCGACCACTTCCAGCCGGGCTCGAAGACAGCGCGCCCGACGCCCGTGCCGCCGGTCTCCAGCAGGTCCAGCCTGCCCTTGCCGTCGACGAACGGCCGCGTCTCGTCAGCCTTGTCGAAGTTCCTGGACACCAGGCCAGCCATCGTCATCGCCTCCGTCGGAGAAGCGCCCGAGTCCTCGTTTCCACTCTACGCGCGGGCGCCCGCACGGGCCCGGCACCTGCCGGGACCTGCCGGGACCTCCCGCGGCGGGCGCGCGGGACGCCCCGCCGTCACCTGCGCAGGGACCTGCCGAAGCCGGAGGCGAGCGGCATCCGCAGACCCAGGGGCGGCGGCGCGGCCAGGGCGTCCGTCACCGGCCGCGAGTACCGCCCCGAGAACACCGCGCCGAGTACGAAGTCCACGGCCAGCGCCACCACTTCGGCCTGGTGC
Above is a genomic segment from Streptomyces sp. NBC_01233 containing:
- a CDS encoding ATP-grasp domain-containing protein; amino-acid sequence: MDKAALRARSNALHPVRPVSFARCGRADTLPFVTALIGYPCVVKPRAGAGGEGVRLVRDDAEARVAAHGYPEVTDLLVEEYLEGPELTVEAHSRAGRHRILGWARRLTAPGPTAPHPTATSFAATGHGLPAALAPRTGEAVRALVRAVLDLTRHRDGPSHTGVVLTPHGPRLVEAHARPGPEEFAGLLRLVHGIDVLGLALAAGLGLPEPVRAPRPRTAHAGLRYVDFPPGRLGGLRAALAAARAVPGVARVQLEIPPGALVRRAPTGALHHAYVLATAPTADSLARTLDRAAGLLGAADRRIRQPEGFA
- a CDS encoding cupin domain-containing protein — encoded protein: MAGLVSRNFDKADETRPFVDGKGRLDLLETGGTGVGRAVFEPGWKWSEHVKPLAGTDSCRADHTGYVVSGRMKVVMDDGESTEFGPGDYMRVPPGHNAWVVGDEPCVTLDWTGFADYAKPSG